The DNA sequence GCGACGAGGAAGCCTTTGCCCTCATGCGCTACACCCTCAAACGGGTTTTGCCCGTCGCTGAACGCCACGGTATCCACATCGGCTTGGAGCCGCATCAAATCTACACGACAAAACTGGACACTTTCCTGAAGTTACTCAAACTCTACCCATCGCCGATGCTGAAGGTCAACTTTGACACGGGCAACTGCTTTTTGGCGGGCAACGATCCCGTGGAATTTTTGGAGGCGGTCGCTGAACATGTCGTGCATGTGCACGCGAAGGACATCGCTTATGAGCATGCGGAGGCAGAACGAGGGAAAGTGACGGGAACGCCGGTCGGTTGTGCGTGCGGCGATGGCTTGATTGACTGGCACGCCGTCGTGCGCGTGCTCCGACGAGTCGGTTTCAACGGCGTCCTGTCCGTTGAGTGCGGAACGGAGGAACAGGCGGCACGGAGCATCGCCTACCTGCGCAAAGTGCTGGCTGAAGCCTGAGCCACGATGACCGTGTGCGGGTGGAGATAAGGGGGCAAGAGAATGTGGCGGTTGGTGGCGCTCCTCGTCCTTTTCTGCACGGTGGCGACGGCGTTGGAGCCTAACCTTTTGACCAACGGCGGGTTAGACCGCGATGCCGATCAGGACGGCGTCGCCGACGGTTGGGTCGCTGAAGTGCACCGCGCCGAAGGCGGTGAAGGGCGTTTCGCGTTGGACCCGCACGATAAAGTGCAGGGCACCACCAGCCAACATATCGTTCACACCTCCGCAAAGGGGTGGGTGCGTGTCAGCCAAGACGGCATCCCCGCTAAACCCAACGCGCGCTACTTGTTCCGTTGCTGGGTGAAAGCCAACTGCCGATTTTTGCTGGTCGTTTACGCCTTCAAAGCGGACGGCAGTTACACCACTTTTGTCGTTGCCGAAGGGCAGGGGACAGGCGACACCTGGCGCCTTTTTGATGGCGTCGTGCTGACACCGTCCGATGCGCGCTCGTTCAAGATCTCCCTCGTCACCGACAGCGAAGGCGAAGCGCGGTTTGACGGCGCGGAACTGATCGCGTTGGAACGACCGCCATATGCGTTCGTGCCCATCCTATCCGTGCCCATCAGGCTGGACGGCAATTTGTCGGAAGCGGCGTGGCGGCAAACTGAACCCCTGACACCCTTTCTGGAACTCGGCTCAGGCAAAGTGGCTGAACCTGCGACGGTCGCGAAAATTGCTGCGACGCCAACACATTTGCTCATCGCTTTCCGCTGCGATGAACCCAGTCCGACCGCGATGCGGTTGCGGACACCCGACAGTGACGAACCTGCCTACATGGACGATTGCGT is a window from the bacterium HR17 genome containing:
- the iolE_4 gene encoding Inosose dehydratase, encoding MAIGIGINLEFVRHADKPFEYGVRKAAELGYEFVEPCVATGRDLLAEAGYYHMLSMEEDPLAYRATLDELGLKVSGLSAHSPLMKPEVAVPYLTQAIRWAADIGAPVVNTDEGQKWPWVESDEEAFALMRYTLKRVLPVAERHGIHIGLEPHQIYTTKLDTFLKLLKLYPSPMLKVNFDTGNCFLAGNDPVEFLEAVAEHVVHVHAKDIAYEHAEAERGKVTGTPVGCACGDGLIDWHAVVRVLRRVGFNGVLSVECGTEEQAARSIAYLRKVLAEA